Proteins found in one Halobaculum sp. MBLA0147 genomic segment:
- a CDS encoding DEAD/DEAH box helicase — protein MAEAADTDPDQQYVAHPLLTPQVVEDRRYQGLLADAAADAHTLVCLPTGLGKTTVSLRVTARRLHEVGGKALFLAPTKPLVQQHADFYREALEVPDEEIVVFTGEVAPEDRAAVWDDARIVIATPQVIENDLIGNRISLAPVSHLTFDECHRATGDYAYVYIAERYHADAAEPLVTAMSASPGGDEEEIRIVCENLGVDEVEVMTEGDADVAEYTHETDVEWEEIELPEEVIQIRDTLNEVIRDRLQKLKSLGVADTTQPDVSQKALNEMRRQLQGMMDAGQSDAYKGMSTHAEVMKLRRAVELVETQSVEALDRYFERQREAARSSGASKASQRMVSDPKVREAMRLTDAFDDLHPKFRRTRVLLAQTLGIGGGERVIVFTESRDTAEALTEFLGESFEARRFVGQGDKDGSDGMTQTQQQETLDQFRAGEFEVLVSTSVAEEGLDVPEVDLVLFFEPVPTAIRSIQRKGRTGRQEEGRVVVLMAEDTRDEAYFWISRRKEKKMEAELRSLKSVADEMSEELSGQSALDQFDDEADSDEADGESTSPDAAGDTRAGDATAAGSDETGSADETTAGQPGLSDFDAETERDDSSAGDPETVDADATADGDAAARTDTPTDPDTTTDGADTDTTAEEDAGAEEDAGAEEDAGAEEDAGADADDAVGDADSALATLDTDEATVATAGEHTDTTEIVIDQRELDTTIARDLSTREGVTTRLETLAVGDYVLSDRVAVERKSVADFLDTLLGGDRSLFEQVGDLARAYARPVVIVEGGDLYGERNVDPNAIRGALASLSVDFGASILRTEDTDGTRDMLAAIAEREQGDNDREVSAHGEKADKTLAEQQEYVVSSIADVGPVTARALLTEFGTVEAVMTAREDDLLEVDGVGEVTADRIREVIGSEYVGE, from the coding sequence GCTGGTCTGTCTCCCGACCGGGCTCGGGAAGACGACGGTGTCGCTGCGCGTCACCGCGCGGCGGCTCCACGAGGTCGGCGGGAAGGCGCTGTTCCTCGCCCCGACCAAACCGCTCGTCCAACAGCACGCGGACTTCTACCGCGAGGCGCTGGAGGTGCCCGACGAGGAGATCGTCGTGTTCACCGGCGAGGTGGCACCAGAGGACCGCGCGGCGGTGTGGGACGACGCCCGGATCGTGATCGCGACGCCGCAGGTGATCGAGAACGACCTGATCGGCAACCGGATCTCGCTGGCCCCCGTCTCGCACCTCACCTTCGACGAGTGTCACCGCGCAACCGGCGACTACGCGTACGTCTACATCGCAGAGCGGTACCACGCGGACGCCGCCGAGCCGCTGGTGACGGCGATGTCCGCCTCCCCCGGCGGCGACGAGGAGGAGATCCGGATCGTCTGCGAGAACCTCGGCGTCGACGAGGTGGAGGTGATGACGGAGGGGGACGCCGACGTGGCGGAGTACACCCACGAGACGGACGTGGAGTGGGAGGAGATCGAACTCCCCGAGGAGGTGATCCAGATCCGCGACACCCTCAACGAGGTCATCAGAGATCGCCTCCAGAAGCTGAAGTCGCTCGGCGTCGCCGACACCACCCAGCCGGACGTGTCCCAGAAAGCGCTCAACGAGATGCGCCGACAGCTCCAGGGGATGATGGACGCGGGGCAGTCGGACGCGTACAAGGGGATGTCCACCCACGCGGAGGTGATGAAACTCCGGCGTGCCGTGGAGTTGGTCGAAACCCAGAGCGTGGAGGCGCTGGACCGGTACTTCGAGCGCCAGCGGGAGGCGGCCCGGTCGTCGGGGGCGTCGAAGGCGAGCCAGCGGATGGTGTCGGACCCGAAGGTCCGTGAGGCGATGCGGCTGACGGACGCGTTCGACGACCTCCACCCGAAGTTCAGGCGGACGCGGGTGTTGCTCGCCCAGACGCTCGGCATCGGCGGCGGCGAGCGCGTGATCGTGTTCACGGAGTCGCGCGACACCGCGGAGGCGCTGACGGAGTTCCTCGGGGAGTCGTTCGAGGCGCGACGGTTCGTCGGGCAGGGCGACAAGGACGGCTCCGACGGGATGACACAGACACAACAACAGGAGACGTTGGACCAGTTCCGTGCCGGCGAGTTCGAGGTGCTCGTCTCCACGAGCGTCGCCGAGGAGGGGTTGGACGTGCCGGAGGTGGATCTCGTCTTGTTCTTCGAGCCGGTACCGACGGCGATCCGCTCGATCCAGCGGAAGGGCCGGACCGGCCGTCAGGAGGAGGGGCGCGTCGTCGTGTTGATGGCCGAGGACACCCGCGACGAGGCGTACTTCTGGATCTCCCGCCGGAAGGAGAAGAAGATGGAGGCGGAACTCCGCTCGCTGAAGAGCGTCGCCGACGAGATGTCCGAGGAGTTGAGCGGCCAGTCCGCACTCGACCAGTTCGACGACGAGGCGGATTCGGACGAGGCCGATGGAGAGTCGACGAGTCCGGACGCGGCGGGAGACACGAGAGCAGGAGACGCGACGGCGGCCGGCTCCGACGAGACGGGCTCGGCAGACGAGACGACGGCGGGACAGCCGGGGCTGTCGGACTTCGACGCCGAGACGGAGCGCGACGACTCGTCCGCTGGCGACCCGGAGACCGTGGACGCAGATGCGACGGCAGACGGAGACGCAGCAGCGAGGACGGACACCCCCACGGACCCGGACACGACCACAGACGGCGCGGACACCGACACTACCGCGGAGGAAGACGCCGGCGCGGAGGAAGACGCCGGCGCGGAGGAAGACGCCGGCGCGGAGGAAGACGCCGGTGCGGACGCAGACGACGCTGTGGGAGACGCCGACTCGGCACTCGCCACGCTGGACACGGACGAGGCGACGGTCGCGACGGCGGGCGAGCACACCGACACGACGGAGATTGTGATCGACCAGCGGGAACTCGACACCACCATCGCGCGGGACCTCTCGACGCGGGAGGGCGTCACGACGCGGCTGGAGACGCTGGCGGTGGGTGACTACGTGCTCTCGGATCGTGTCGCGGTCGAGCGGAAGTCAGTCGCGGACTTCCTCGACACGCTGCTCGGCGGGGACCGCTCGCTGTTCGAGCAGGTGGGCGACCTCGCACGGGCGTACGCGCGACCGGTCGTGATCGTCGAGGGAGGAGACCTGTACGGGGAGCGGAACGTCGACCCGAACGCGATCCGTGGCGCGCTGGCGTCGCTGTCGGTCGACTTCGGCGCGTCGATCCTCCGCACCGAGGACACCGACGGCACCCGCGACATGCTGGCGGCGATCGCCGAGCGCGAACAGGGGGACAACGACCGCGAGGTGTCGGCCCACGGCGAGAAGGCCGACAAGACGCTCGCCGAACAACAGGAGTACGTCGTCAGTTCAATCGCCGACGTGGGGCCGGTGACGGCGCGGGCGCTCCTGACGGAGTTCGGTACCGTCGAGGCGGTGATGACTGCTCGCGAAGACGACCTACTCGAGGTGGACGGCGTCGGCGAGGTGACCGCCGACCGCATCCGCGAGGTGATCGGCAGCGAGTACGTCGGGGAGTAG
- a CDS encoding 4a-hydroxytetrahydrobiopterin dehydratase: MSETLTDEEIADRLPAEWTRDGDEIARTYEFDSYLAGVGFAAGAGGLAEEAFHHPTITVEYGEVTVELTTHDAGGITEKDLDLAERLDELAD; encoded by the coding sequence ATGTCCGAGACACTGACGGACGAGGAGATCGCGGATCGACTGCCGGCCGAGTGGACGCGCGACGGCGACGAGATCGCCCGCACCTACGAGTTCGACTCGTACCTCGCGGGCGTCGGCTTCGCGGCCGGCGCGGGTGGGCTCGCCGAGGAGGCGTTCCACCACCCGACGATCACCGTCGAGTACGGCGAAGTGACCGTCGAACTCACCACGCACGACGCCGGTGGCATCACCGAGAAGGATCTCGACCTCGCCGAACGACTCGACGAACTCGCAGACTGA